In uncultured Ilyobacter sp., a genomic segment contains:
- a CDS encoding ATP-binding protein has translation MEKIKLKIFPVLAIISMILIVGNISYRSFLNYQNIIVEQQMEHLMTISKSIGRSLELYVEEKAKGLRDLANNLEYSMEESENNSVDKEILKGLETFYISQNKEIDNLIYINISDNSLYSYPKDLHEEKFIREREDFEKEVSYVKKNKESYAGNPYLDTDDSFSFNILEPVVVKDKIVGIILGKIKVMNMYELLVKPVKAGKFGYAMVKNKDGLILMHPVKEQVGYDVIKSRMEKYPGLDYEDLEKLLEKQMLGEEGSYVYYSYWWPQDKLKKVKKLNAFSPAQVSEDFWIVAVVMSYDEISEPIINYLLSNIVVAIVVIIIFSWVIFLTVRMIKNKEAYEMETRYLREINKSTEELRIKDAELHHKRKLETIGRLTGGIAHEFNNVLTPIMGYSEMVLRNLDPELDSYDYVKIIHKSSKRAQEIIDQIRMFSGDKNIKIKYEIISINKVLDDAISFAETVSPTNIKIIKEIDDDCGDVYANETQIHQVVLNLCTNAYNAMKETEHGVLKISAEKVKNKEFQMGEKSIAEKKEYVKISFEDNGCGMDSETQEKIFDPFFTQKLSKKSSGLGLAIVQGIITKHGGSIEVHSEKGKGSRFDIYIPIAQNKETNKDQVYKNEILRGNEKVFVVDDDEFIAEMLEKGLADLGYKAESMTGGIEILKKFEHIKNNFKILVTDLTMPEINGIQLAKKIKESNPEIKVILMTAYSEEPLEEYMRLGVIDSYLIKPVSAAQISRSIRELV, from the coding sequence GTGGAGAAAATTAAATTAAAGATATTTCCAGTATTAGCAATAATTTCTATGATTTTAATTGTAGGAAATATAAGTTACAGAAGTTTTTTGAACTATCAGAATATAATTGTAGAACAGCAGATGGAACATCTAATGACCATATCTAAATCTATAGGCAGGAGTTTAGAGCTCTATGTAGAGGAAAAGGCAAAAGGTCTGAGAGATCTTGCAAACAATCTAGAATATAGCATGGAAGAATCTGAAAACAATTCGGTGGACAAAGAAATTTTAAAAGGATTAGAGACATTTTATATATCCCAAAATAAGGAGATTGACAACCTCATCTATATAAATATTAGCGACAATTCTTTGTATAGTTATCCAAAAGATCTCCATGAGGAAAAGTTTATAAGGGAAAGAGAAGATTTTGAAAAAGAAGTGAGCTATGTAAAAAAAAATAAGGAATCATACGCCGGAAATCCTTATTTGGACACAGATGACAGCTTCTCCTTCAACATACTTGAGCCTGTTGTAGTGAAAGATAAAATTGTAGGAATAATTTTAGGCAAGATAAAAGTAATGAATATGTATGAACTTCTAGTAAAACCCGTAAAGGCTGGTAAATTTGGTTATGCCATGGTAAAAAACAAAGATGGCTTGATTCTGATGCACCCTGTAAAAGAGCAGGTGGGATATGATGTTATAAAATCTAGGATGGAAAAATATCCTGGATTGGATTATGAAGATCTGGAAAAACTATTGGAAAAGCAGATGCTAGGGGAGGAAGGCTCTTATGTGTACTACTCTTACTGGTGGCCTCAGGATAAATTAAAAAAAGTAAAAAAATTAAACGCATTTTCACCTGCACAAGTTTCAGAGGACTTTTGGATAGTGGCTGTGGTTATGTCCTATGATGAGATAAGCGAACCTATAATAAATTATCTTTTAAGTAATATTGTAGTTGCAATAGTTGTAATAATAATTTTTTCCTGGGTTATTTTTTTGACAGTAAGGATGATAAAAAATAAAGAAGCTTATGAAATGGAAACTAGATATCTTAGGGAAATAAACAAATCTACAGAGGAACTCAGGATAAAAGATGCTGAGCTTCATCATAAAAGAAAACTTGAGACAATAGGAAGACTTACTGGAGGGATAGCTCACGAGTTCAATAATGTATTAACACCGATTATGGGGTATTCTGAAATGGTTTTAAGAAACTTAGATCCCGAACTTGACAGCTATGACTATGTAAAAATCATCCATAAATCCTCTAAAAGGGCACAGGAAATAATAGACCAGATTAGAATGTTTAGCGGGGATAAAAATATAAAAATAAAGTACGAGATCATCTCTATAAACAAGGTTCTAGATGATGCAATAAGCTTTGCAGAGACTGTCTCTCCTACGAATATAAAAATCATAAAAGAGATAGATGATGATTGTGGGGATGTATACGCAAATGAAACTCAGATTCATCAAGTGGTCTTGAATCTGTGTACCAATGCCTATAATGCCATGAAGGAAACAGAGCATGGGGTATTAAAAATAAGTGCGGAAAAGGTAAAAAATAAGGAGTTTCAGATGGGAGAGAAAAGTATAGCTGAGAAAAAAGAATATGTGAAAATCTCCTTTGAAGACAATGGGTGTGGAATGGACAGCGAAACACAGGAGAAAATATTTGATCCCTTTTTTACTCAAAAGTTGTCAAAGAAAAGCAGTGGTTTGGGACTTGCAATAGTACAGGGGATAATAACAAAGCATGGTGGAAGTATAGAGGTTCATAGTGAAAAAGGGAAAGGAAGCAGATTTGATATTTATATTCCTATAGCACAGAACAAAGAAACAAATAAGGATCAGGTTTATAAAAATGAAATTTTAAGAGGTAATGAGAAAGTGTTTGTTGTCGATGATGATGAGTTTATCGCAGAGATGCTAGAAAAAGGTCTTGCAGATTTAGGCTATAAAGCTGAATCGATGACAGGTGGAATAGAGATATTAAAAAAGTTTGAGCACATTAAAAATAATTTTAAAATTCTGGTAACTGATCTTACAATGCCTGAAATAAACGGAATACAACTTGCGAAAAAAATAAAGGAAAGCAACCCTGAGATAAAAGTAATTTTAATGACTGCTTATTCAGAAGAACCTTTAGAAGAATATATGCGGCTCGGAGTAATAGACAGTTATCTTATAAAGCCTGTTTCTGCTGCACAAATAAGCAGAAGTATAAGGGAACTGGTTTAA
- a CDS encoding 2-hydroxycarboxylate transporter family protein: MSTLAFSSAKEKSGIKVFGMSIQLFLLPLVAVLLVHFTDSLPKGLAGAVVFSMVFGTVFGEIGDRLPIFKEYIGGAPVLIFLAAAFFVHQGWFTEREIAVVTDFMKDSKFLTLYIIVLMTGSIFAVNRKLLLKSIVGYLPAILVGVIGASIMGILGGFIFGITPKEIMMLYVLPTMGGGNGAGAVPLSEIYESATGNSKETYYSYAIAVLTIANIWAIVVAAVLNKIGKKYPELSGEGELVRAGNLELEEDEKMEVTPRDMAVGLLVGLTAYTLGTFLNKNVAMLSGIHTYALTVLLLVAFNGLGIIPLSIKQGAGKFQSFFSKQLTWVLMVGVGVAYTDLGEIMAAITPANVIIALMIVIGATVGAGVMGHIVGFYAIESSITAGLCMANRGGSGDIEVLGASKRMNLISYAQISSRLGGGIILIIASIVFKILAG; this comes from the coding sequence ATGTCAACATTAGCATTTAGTTCGGCAAAAGAGAAATCCGGAATTAAGGTATTTGGTATGTCAATCCAACTATTTTTACTTCCACTTGTAGCGGTATTATTGGTTCATTTTACAGATTCATTACCAAAGGGGCTTGCAGGAGCTGTGGTGTTTTCAATGGTATTTGGAACTGTATTTGGAGAAATAGGAGACAGGCTACCGATTTTTAAGGAGTATATCGGAGGAGCACCAGTTCTGATTTTCTTGGCAGCGGCTTTCTTTGTACACCAAGGATGGTTTACAGAAAGAGAAATTGCAGTTGTAACTGACTTTATGAAAGACTCAAAGTTCCTTACGCTGTATATCATTGTATTAATGACTGGATCTATTTTCGCAGTTAACAGAAAACTGTTGTTAAAGTCCATAGTAGGTTATCTTCCAGCTATCTTAGTAGGAGTAATCGGAGCCTCAATCATGGGTATTTTAGGAGGATTTATCTTTGGAATTACACCTAAAGAGATCATGATGTTATATGTACTGCCTACAATGGGTGGAGGAAATGGAGCAGGAGCAGTTCCACTATCTGAAATCTATGAGTCGGCAACTGGAAACTCTAAAGAAACTTATTACTCATACGCTATCGCAGTACTTACAATTGCTAACATCTGGGCAATCGTAGTGGCGGCAGTATTAAACAAGATAGGTAAAAAGTACCCTGAACTATCAGGAGAAGGAGAGCTTGTAAGAGCTGGAAACCTTGAGTTAGAAGAAGATGAAAAAATGGAAGTAACTCCTAGAGACATGGCTGTTGGTTTATTAGTAGGGCTTACAGCTTACACCCTTGGTACTTTCTTAAATAAAAACGTAGCTATGCTTTCAGGAATACACACATATGCCTTAACTGTACTTCTTTTAGTAGCTTTCAATGGTCTTGGAATTATTCCTCTATCAATAAAGCAAGGTGCTGGAAAGTTCCAAAGCTTCTTCTCTAAGCAACTTACTTGGGTACTAATGGTAGGAGTTGGAGTAGCATATACTGACCTTGGTGAGATTATGGCAGCAATCACTCCGGCAAATGTGATAATCGCATTAATGATCGTAATTGGAGCTACTGTAGGTGCAGGAGTAATGGGGCACATAGTAGGATTCTATGCTATCGAGTCTTCTATCACAGCAGGACTGTGTATGGCCAATAGAGGAGGATCTGGGGATATAGAGGTACTAGGAGCTTCTAAGAGAATGAACCTTATCTCATATGCACAGATTTCATCAAGATTAGGTGGAGGAATAATACTAATTATAGCTTCTATCGTATTTAAAATACTAGCTGGATAA
- a CDS encoding acyl CoA:acetate/3-ketoacid CoA transferase, producing MSRVKFVSANEAVDLIKDGSFVANGGFVGIGVAEEVLERLENRYKNTGSPRDLSLIYTAGQGDGKTKGLNHFGQEGMVKKVIGGHWGLAPSLGKLANEEKLQGYNLPQGVISHIFRDLAAGKPGTLTHVGLGTFVDPEISGGKINLSTTEDVVEKMKIGKKDYLFYNIEKIVPKIDYAIIRGSSADENGNISMEKEALTLETLSIAMATRNTGGKVIVQVEKRVKSGSIDPKLVKIPGILVDYVVVSEVPSENHMQTFSEIFNESYVNSAISISEGSLDFPLNERKVIARRCAMLLSEETRILNYGIGMPEGIAAVLNEEGKEKNFIPTVEPGAIGGTPVGGLSFGAAITPEAIIDQSYQFDYYNGGGLDMAFLGLAQCDEHGNINVSKFGPKIAGCGGFIDITQNAKQVVFCGTFTAGGLKVEAENGKLSIINEGKFSKFLKDVEQITFSGELANKQNKNIFYVTERAVFKLKKEGLELIEIAPGVDLEKDILENMDFKPMISDDLKLMDERIFKDELMGLNF from the coding sequence ATGAGTAGAGTAAAGTTTGTATCGGCCAATGAAGCAGTGGATTTGATAAAAGATGGATCTTTTGTAGCAAACGGCGGTTTTGTTGGGATAGGTGTGGCAGAAGAGGTCTTGGAAAGGCTAGAGAACAGGTACAAAAATACAGGGAGCCCAAGGGATCTAAGTCTGATATACACAGCTGGTCAAGGAGATGGTAAAACTAAAGGACTGAATCACTTTGGACAAGAAGGGATGGTTAAAAAGGTAATCGGAGGACATTGGGGATTGGCTCCTAGTCTTGGGAAACTTGCCAATGAGGAGAAATTACAAGGGTATAATCTTCCTCAGGGAGTAATTTCTCATATTTTTAGAGACTTAGCAGCTGGAAAACCCGGAACTTTAACTCATGTAGGGCTAGGAACATTTGTAGATCCTGAAATATCAGGTGGGAAGATAAACTTGTCTACAACTGAAGATGTAGTGGAAAAAATGAAAATAGGAAAAAAAGATTACTTGTTTTATAACATTGAAAAAATAGTTCCTAAAATTGACTATGCAATAATTCGAGGAAGCTCAGCAGACGAAAATGGGAATATCAGTATGGAAAAGGAAGCTCTAACCCTTGAAACTCTATCTATAGCAATGGCTACAAGAAATACAGGGGGAAAGGTTATAGTTCAGGTAGAAAAAAGGGTTAAGTCAGGAAGTATAGATCCAAAATTAGTTAAAATACCAGGTATTTTAGTAGATTATGTTGTGGTTTCAGAGGTTCCTAGTGAAAATCATATGCAAACTTTTAGCGAAATTTTCAATGAGTCCTATGTGAATTCGGCAATAAGTATCTCAGAAGGAAGCTTGGATTTTCCTTTGAACGAAAGGAAGGTAATTGCCAGAAGATGTGCAATGCTATTAAGTGAAGAGACTAGAATTTTGAATTATGGGATAGGGATGCCAGAAGGTATTGCAGCAGTATTAAACGAAGAGGGGAAGGAAAAAAACTTTATTCCCACAGTTGAGCCAGGGGCTATAGGAGGAACTCCAGTGGGAGGCCTTAGTTTCGGAGCGGCAATAACACCAGAGGCAATAATAGATCAGTCGTATCAGTTTGACTATTATAATGGAGGAGGCTTAGATATGGCTTTTCTAGGTCTGGCTCAGTGTGATGAACATGGAAATATAAATGTATCTAAATTTGGACCTAAAATAGCCGGATGTGGTGGCTTCATAGATATCACCCAAAATGCGAAACAAGTGGTATTTTGTGGAACTTTTACTGCAGGAGGGTTGAAAGTAGAAGCTGAGAACGGAAAATTGAGCATCATAAACGAAGGTAAGTTTTCTAAGTTTTTAAAAGATGTAGAACAGATAACTTTTAGTGGAGAATTGGCGAATAAACAAAATAAAAATATATTCTATGTAACTGAAAGAGCTGTTTTTAAACTGAAAAAAGAGGGACTAGAACTTATTGAAATAGCTCCTGGAGTTGATCTGGAAAAGGATATTCTTGAGAACATGGACTTTAAGCCAATGATATCTGATGATC
- a CDS encoding TetR/AcrR family transcriptional regulator, whose product MEALNVIFNKNLDEFEYLFIMSGIRYINVNFVLRGIENKPKFLAEMLMNGIFSEGNLDINNLKEKDLYLRVLFNSENIRHQLLKEGEILFGSKGVYETKINDIVNSVGAGVGSFYYYYKTKEEFLKEIAINTKNTLLFFLKDNSQNDLSPIDQHIFLLYLMHEYFKKSTYKYQILRELEFIEYDVSIDYFRTLEEYYIQTLTKTNYTFEEKRIISAVLIGLSHYMGIEFFFTKNLSDKDNFLKKMSYFLSHGIKDSL is encoded by the coding sequence TTGGAAGCATTAAATGTTATTTTTAATAAAAACTTAGATGAATTCGAATATCTTTTTATTATGTCTGGGATAAGATATATAAATGTTAATTTTGTTTTAAGAGGAATTGAAAATAAGCCTAAGTTTTTAGCAGAAATGCTAATGAATGGAATTTTTTCGGAGGGCAACCTAGATATTAATAATCTAAAGGAAAAAGATTTATACTTAAGAGTCCTTTTTAACAGCGAAAATATAAGACATCAACTTTTAAAAGAAGGGGAAATTTTATTTGGAAGTAAGGGAGTTTACGAAACAAAAATAAATGATATAGTTAATTCTGTTGGAGCAGGGGTAGGAAGTTTTTATTACTACTACAAAACAAAAGAAGAATTTTTAAAAGAAATAGCCATCAACACAAAAAATACTTTGCTTTTCTTTTTAAAAGATAATTCACAGAATGATCTCTCACCTATAGATCAGCACATATTTTTGCTATACCTTATGCATGAATATTTCAAAAAATCTACTTACAAATATCAGATTTTAAGAGAATTGGAATTTATAGAATATGATGTTTCAATAGATTATTTTAGAACTTTGGAAGAATATTATATCCAAACCCTAACTAAAACTAATTACACTTTCGAAGAAAAAAGAATCATAAGTGCTGTATTAATAGGTCTCTCCCATTACATGGGTATAGAATTTTTCTTTACAAAAAATCTCAGTGATAAAGATAATTTTCTGAAAAAAATGAGTTACTTTTTAAGTCACGGGATAAAAGACTCACTATAA